A single genomic interval of Scylla paramamosain isolate STU-SP2022 chromosome 4, ASM3559412v1, whole genome shotgun sequence harbors:
- the LOC135099728 gene encoding uncharacterized protein LOC135099728, which yields MSDQNEAHGTPRRSSSSSSEKKRREKDSVPLPASKRRATQDTGVKDGPSQPRPECGSPPAVAGPSRANTTTECSSGGETINRLSALLSDLIEKLDNNPVREDEPYDNCENIRGLHDISSSEEDATVNLVGLLDPLDDLDTFHSMPASQDCDEVDFLKALGEFSGLFHSEEQKGEPLSERLASILNLSLRRRPSAEGIKSTCEKIKLPSNVPNLKVPVTNAAVSKAMSFGEKLIDAKLTQTNGLISKSFGGKLIDAKLTQTNGLISKALVPIALCISDIGEKKGKNINSYLDGLNMSLRLLSSVINYINQLRKEVARLHVHDSALAELCKWEYEVGQDALFPFDVTKKCEEIHKTKKLGRPTYRPYKSSGRRYASNKQTRRPYQVSSHSQLHNQPRPFLGQKHPQGRGMHLPKLHQ from the coding sequence ATGTCGGACCAGAACGAGGCTCACGGAACGCCAAGGCGTTCGTCATCGTCGTCCTCTGAGAAGAAGAGACGTGAGAAAGACTCTGTGCCTTTACCGGCCAGTAAAAGGAGGGCCACCCAGGACACGGGAGTGAAGGACGGCCCGAGTCAACCACGGCCCGAGTGTGGTTCACCACCAGCTGTGGCCGGCCCAAGTCGCGCCAACACAACAACCGAGTGCTCGTCTGGCGGTGAAACTATCAACCGGCTATCTGCATTGTTGAGTGATTTAATTGAAAAACTCGACAATAACCCAGTACGGGAAGATGAGCCTTACGATAACTGTGAAAATATTCGTGGTCTTCATGACATTTCCTCGTCTGAGGAAGACGCCACAGTAAATTTAGTGGGTTTGCTTGACCCTTTGGATGACCTGGACACGTTCCACTCCATGCCTGCGTCCCAAGACTGTGATGAGGTTGATTTTCTTAAGGCATTAGGGGAATTCTCAGGTCTTTTCCATAGTgaggaacagaaaggagagCCCCTCTCTGAGCGTTTGGCCTCCATCCTGAACTTGAGTTTGAGACGTCGACCCTCCGCTGAAGGTATAAAATCTACTTGTGAAAAAATCAAGCTCCCAAGCAATGTGCCAAACCTAAAAGTTCCGGTGACCAACGCTGCTGTTTCCAAAGCGATGAGTTTTGGTGAAAAATTGATTGACGCCAAGCTTACTCAAACTAATGGCCTGATCTCAAAGAGTTTTGGTGGAAAATTGATTGACGCCAAGCTTACTCAAACTAATGGCCTGATCTCAAAAGCTTTAGTTCCTATTGCACTGTGCATAAGCGATAtcggggaaaagaaaggaaaaaatataaattcatacTTAGATGGACTAAACATGAGTCTTAGGCTGCTTTCCTCTGTTATTAATTACATTAATCAACTACGGAAAGAAGTTGCACGGCTCCATGTTCACGACTCTGCCTTGGCCGAGCTTTGCAAGTGGGAGTATGAGGTTGGACAAGATGCTCTTTTTCCGTTTGATGTGACTAAGAAATGCgaggaaatacataaaacaaagaaactggGAAGGCCTACATACCGTCCTTACAAGTCTTCTGGGAGGAGGTATGCTTCAAACAAGCAAACTAGGCGGCCCTATCAGGTTTCCTCGCATTCTCAGCTACATAACCAGCCAAGGCCTTTTTTAGGCCAGAAGCATCCCCAGGGGAGAGGGATGCATTTACCAAAACTCCACCAATAA